In Clostridium sp., one DNA window encodes the following:
- a CDS encoding class I SAM-dependent methyltransferase, whose protein sequence is MKQNKYDDKIFFEKYRNMDRSKKGLEAAGEWHELRKMLPDFHGKKVLDLGCGFGWHCRFAIENGAKSVIGIDISQKMLNEARDKTKSKYIQYIRMPIEDIDFPNNSFDVVISSLALHYVQSFEDVLDKINKCISNGGEFIFSVEHPVFTAQGPQDWHYDDSGNIMHWPVDNYFTEGMRKANFLGEEIIKYHRTLTTYLNSLIKSGFEIKGVVEPKPAHNLLNTVPGMLDELRRPMMLLVSAIKK, encoded by the coding sequence ATGAAACAAAATAAATATGATGATAAAATTTTCTTTGAAAAATATAGGAATATGGATCGTTCAAAGAAGGGGCTTGAAGCTGCTGGGGAGTGGCATGAATTAAGAAAAATGCTGCCTGACTTTCATGGCAAGAAAGTTTTGGATTTAGGCTGTGGTTTTGGATGGCATTGCCGGTTTGCCATAGAGAATGGCGCAAAGTCAGTTATTGGAATTGATATTTCACAAAAGATGCTAAATGAAGCAAGGGACAAAACAAAATCAAAATATATACAGTATATACGTATGCCGATAGAAGACATTGATTTCCCTAATAATTCCTTTGATGTTGTTATCAGTTCCCTGGCTCTTCATTATGTTCAATCATTTGAAGATGTTTTAGACAAGATAAACAAATGCATTTCAAATGGAGGAGAATTTATATTTTCTGTAGAGCATCCTGTTTTTACTGCCCAGGGACCTCAGGACTGGCATTACGATGATAGCGGTAATATCATGCACTGGCCAGTTGACAATTATTTTACAGAGGGTATGCGTAAGGCCAATTTTCTAGGCGAGGAAATTATAAAATATCATAGAACATTGACAACATACTTAAACAGCCTAATAAAATCAGGATTTGAAATAAAAGGTGTTGTTGAGCCTAAACCTGCACATAACTTACTCAATACTGTTCCTGGAATGTTGGATGAATTACGCAGACCAATGATGCTGCTTGTATCGGCAATAAAAAAATAA
- the nikB gene encoding nickel ABC transporter permease, translating to MKAKYIMKRMLQVVPILIIVSIGAFVLSNLSAGNSAEITIVNEGGQVNSENVKAVNKELGLDKPLYVQYLRWLGKVCSLDLGVSYRSKQPVLDEILSRFPATLKLALCAALLSIVIALLMAVVSVRYRNKWIDHFLRVISTIGVTIPDFWLGLLLLYFFAVYLNVFPVIAGDKIRNIFLPAFTLSIGYAAAYTRLLRANLIEIINCDYMKAARAKGLSESAVIIKHGLKNAVLPCMTLVGSNFGSLVAGNFVCETIFSWNGIGKYAVESIKAKDFPVIQGYILVVALAFIVLNLIVDICYIYIDPKIRLE from the coding sequence GTGAAAGCTAAATATATTATGAAACGTATGCTGCAGGTTGTTCCAATCCTTATAATAGTTTCAATAGGAGCATTTGTTCTAAGTAATTTATCAGCAGGAAATTCAGCGGAAATCACAATTGTAAATGAGGGTGGACAGGTAAATTCAGAGAATGTCAAAGCGGTTAATAAAGAACTTGGACTGGATAAGCCGCTTTATGTGCAATACTTGAGATGGCTTGGCAAGGTTTGCAGCCTTGACCTGGGAGTGTCATATAGGAGCAAGCAGCCAGTTCTTGATGAAATATTATCCAGATTTCCGGCTACACTAAAATTAGCCCTTTGTGCAGCATTATTATCCATAGTGATAGCACTTCTGATGGCTGTTGTATCTGTCAGATACAGGAATAAATGGATTGACCACTTTTTACGGGTTATTTCTACAATAGGAGTTACAATTCCTGATTTTTGGTTGGGACTGCTGTTGTTATATTTTTTTGCAGTATATTTAAATGTATTTCCTGTAATAGCAGGTGATAAAATTCGAAATATTTTTTTGCCGGCTTTCACTCTCAGTATTGGCTATGCAGCTGCATATACCAGATTGCTTAGGGCAAACCTTATTGAAATAATTAACTGTGATTATATGAAAGCTGCACGTGCAAAAGGTTTAAGCGAAAGTGCTGTAATTATCAAGCATGGATTGAAAAATGCAGTACTTCCCTGTATGACTCTTGTTGGAAGTAATTTTGGATCGCTGGTTGCAGGTAATTTTGTATGTGAAACTATATTTTCATGGAATGGCATTGGGAAATATGCAGTTGAAAGTATAAAGGCAAAAGATTTTCCTGTAATTCAGGGATATATATTGGTAGTAGCCCTGGCTTTTATTGTTCTAAATCTGATAGTTGATATATGTTACATATATATCGATCCTAAAATCAGGCTTGAATAA
- a CDS encoding oligopeptide/dipeptide ABC transporter ATP-binding protein, giving the protein MNLIETANLSKCYCEKARKKIYAVKDVNLSIKEGETLGLVGESGCGKSTLGKMILQLEKSTSGKVYYRGEDICRYDFNKMRTIRNKMQMIFQNSVNLFNPHYTVEQIIMEPINNYNKHNTEVKEQQVVDILEKVDLDRGYLNRYGIQLSGGQRQRVGIARALVLKPEFVVCDEVVSSLDFEIKHQILELLTDLKGQFGCTYLFISHDLPTIKKICDRVAVMYMGNILEIIPDIYRHARHPYTQALIAAALDTNPRNRQKKKILFRENEEHSIPEYGCVFQNRCLYVKDKCKVVKPELRNTFSNHFVACHLI; this is encoded by the coding sequence ATGAATTTAATTGAAACTGCGAATTTATCCAAATGTTATTGTGAAAAAGCAAGAAAAAAAATATATGCAGTAAAGGACGTCAATCTTTCAATAAAGGAAGGGGAAACTCTAGGGCTTGTTGGAGAGTCAGGCTGCGGCAAGAGCACCCTTGGCAAAATGATACTCCAATTGGAAAAAAGTACAAGTGGGAAGGTATATTACAGGGGAGAGGATATCTGCCGGTATGATTTCAATAAAATGAGAACCATCAGAAATAAAATGCAGATGATATTTCAAAATAGTGTCAATCTGTTCAACCCTCATTATACTGTTGAACAAATCATTATGGAGCCTATAAACAATTATAATAAGCACAACACAGAAGTAAAAGAGCAACAGGTAGTTGACATACTTGAAAAAGTTGATCTGGACAGGGGATATTTGAATAGATATGGAATTCAATTGAGCGGAGGTCAAAGACAGAGAGTGGGAATAGCGCGTGCTCTCGTACTTAAACCGGAATTCGTAGTCTGTGATGAAGTTGTATCGAGCCTGGATTTTGAAATAAAGCATCAAATACTGGAGCTGTTGACGGATTTAAAAGGGCAATTTGGTTGTACGTATTTATTTATATCCCATGACTTACCTACAATAAAGAAGATATGTGATAGAGTTGCAGTTATGTATATGGGAAATATTTTAGAAATAATTCCTGATATCTACAGACATGCCAGACATCCTTATACGCAGGCACTAATTGCTGCAGCTCTAGATACCAATCCGAGAAACAGGCAAAAGAAAAAAATACTGTTCAGGGAAAACGAGGAACACAGTATTCCTGAGTATGGATGTGTATTCCAGAATAGGTGTCTGTATGTAAAAGATAAGTGTAAAGTTGTAAAACCTGAATTAAGAAATACATTTAGCAACCATTTTGTCGCTTGTCATCTTATATAA
- a CDS encoding ABC transporter ATP-binding protein: MEDQIILSIKDLKTYFYNTQYRTIAKAVDGISMNALRGKITAVVGKSGSGKSVMALSLFKLIEEPGRIENGEIVLNGRNISRLNKKEFQKVCGKEMTMIFQDPTSSLNPVLKIKHQLMEAIFIHEKMRSKHALGKCESVLKKVGLKNTDKILNSYPFQLSGGMCQRVMIAMAILSNPSLLIADEPTTALDLTVQAEVLEQLEKLRDLGMAIVLITHDLGVVAQTADYVYVMNRGKFVESGNVYDIFESPQHEYTKKLMEYV, translated from the coding sequence ATGGAAGATCAAATAATACTGTCTATAAAAGATTTAAAAACATATTTTTACAATACCCAATATAGAACTATAGCAAAGGCTGTGGATGGAATAAGCATGAATGCATTGAGAGGCAAGATCACTGCAGTAGTAGGGAAAAGTGGCAGCGGCAAATCCGTAATGGCACTATCTCTTTTCAAATTGATTGAAGAACCGGGGAGAATAGAAAATGGCGAAATAGTGTTAAATGGAAGAAATATAAGCAGGTTAAATAAAAAAGAATTTCAGAAAGTATGTGGGAAAGAAATGACCATGATATTTCAGGATCCAACCAGTTCATTGAATCCGGTATTAAAAATCAAGCATCAATTAATGGAAGCTATATTTATTCATGAAAAAATGAGAAGTAAACATGCACTTGGAAAATGTGAAAGTGTTCTCAAGAAAGTTGGATTGAAAAATACAGATAAGATATTGAACAGTTATCCCTTCCAACTAAGTGGGGGAATGTGCCAGAGAGTAATGATCGCCATGGCTATCTTGTCCAACCCCAGCTTATTGATAGCAGATGAACCCACTACGGCACTGGATCTGACAGTACAGGCAGAAGTACTTGAACAGCTGGAGAAATTGAGAGATCTTGGTATGGCAATTGTACTTATCACCCATGATTTAGGTGTGGTGGCACAGACAGCTGATTATGTATATGTAATGAATAGAGGAAAGTTTGTTGAAAGCGGCAATGTATATGATATATTTGAAAGTCCACAGCATGAATATACAAAAAAGCTTATGGAATATGTTTGA
- a CDS encoding FAD-dependent oxidoreductase: MDKNISIIILGAGYSGIRTAQKLNMKYRNNTNIEIILIDRQPFHTLMTELHEVAGGRVSEDSVKIPLNRIFHRSSVKVVNACVENIDMEKNTVKTNNENYTYDYLVISTGAEPAFFDIPGVEENGFTLWSLKDAIKIRNHIIDMFKRASMETDSTARRRMLNFIVAGSGFTGVEMAGELSEWKTSLSKKYSVDENEVNLMLVEAQPDILNLFDKDQSAKAESYMIKHDIKILKNSPITKVGRDSIELKNGSIIQTNTLIWTCGIHASEQVSRYGLETGKSGRIKTNSKMQVLGKDNIYAGGDTSYYEYDNGKAIPQIVETALQSGETIAKNIISQIENTKSIEFRPKYHGFMVSLGGKYCVASLSGIKLSGFFAVLIKHLVNLHYLFGLNGINACYHYLIHEFFSIKDSRCLMRGHLSSKANRLWLLPLRIFIGCLWVLEGLHKFIGESTWNSQGFSSLKNGIAQDSWMKSGNMNLPFEWLHTAANSGATEAVKNSSSTSASQTQPIFNHIPDFYNWIMNIFIPNQTAALWFQRTVVIAEILIGLALIAGFLTFLASAASVFLVINFVLSAMAGWETLWYIFGAIALMGGAGRTFGMDYFIIPWIRDKISNWRFGKNIPMYRQ, from the coding sequence ATGGATAAAAATATAAGTATTATTATTTTAGGAGCAGGATATTCTGGAATACGTACAGCCCAAAAATTAAATATGAAATACAGGAACAATACCAATATCGAAATTATATTGATTGACAGACAACCCTTTCATACTTTGATGACTGAATTGCATGAAGTGGCTGGAGGGAGGGTTTCTGAAGATTCCGTCAAAATTCCACTTAATAGAATCTTTCACAGATCCAGTGTAAAAGTTGTTAATGCCTGTGTAGAGAATATAGACATGGAAAAAAACACTGTCAAAACCAACAATGAAAATTATACATATGATTATCTCGTAATAAGCACAGGTGCCGAACCTGCATTTTTCGACATACCCGGTGTAGAGGAAAATGGATTTACACTCTGGTCATTAAAAGATGCCATAAAAATACGGAATCACATTATAGATATGTTTAAAAGAGCCTCCATGGAAACAGACTCAACTGCAAGAAGAAGAATGCTCAATTTCATAGTTGCCGGTTCCGGTTTCACAGGAGTGGAAATGGCAGGAGAACTTTCAGAATGGAAAACAAGCCTTTCGAAAAAATACAGTGTAGATGAAAATGAAGTAAACTTGATGCTTGTGGAAGCGCAGCCAGATATATTAAATCTGTTCGATAAAGATCAATCTGCAAAGGCAGAATCCTATATGATAAAACACGATATTAAAATACTAAAGAATTCTCCAATCACAAAAGTCGGCAGGGACAGCATAGAATTAAAAAATGGGAGCATAATACAGACAAATACACTCATATGGACATGCGGAATACATGCCAGCGAACAAGTTTCCCGTTATGGACTTGAAACCGGTAAATCCGGAAGAATTAAAACCAACTCCAAAATGCAGGTGCTTGGAAAAGACAATATATATGCTGGTGGAGATACAAGTTATTATGAATACGATAATGGAAAAGCTATTCCTCAAATAGTTGAAACTGCACTTCAGTCAGGTGAAACAATAGCTAAAAATATAATTTCCCAGATAGAAAATACCAAAAGCATTGAATTCAGGCCAAAATACCATGGATTTATGGTTTCACTTGGCGGTAAATACTGTGTGGCCAGTCTATCAGGTATAAAGTTATCCGGATTCTTCGCTGTGCTCATAAAGCATCTGGTGAATTTGCACTATCTGTTCGGATTAAATGGAATAAATGCGTGCTATCATTATTTAATTCATGAATTTTTTTCAATAAAAGACAGCAGATGCCTAATGAGAGGTCACCTTTCCTCAAAAGCAAACAGGCTTTGGCTTCTTCCTTTAAGAATATTTATTGGATGCCTTTGGGTACTTGAGGGGCTGCATAAATTTATAGGAGAAAGCACATGGAATTCACAGGGATTCAGCTCATTAAAAAATGGAATTGCACAGGACAGCTGGATGAAAAGCGGAAATATGAATCTTCCATTTGAATGGCTGCATACAGCTGCAAACTCAGGAGCTACCGAAGCTGTAAAGAATTCATCTTCTACCTCTGCTTCACAGACCCAGCCAATATTCAATCATATACCTGATTTTTACAACTGGATCATGAATATATTCATACCCAATCAGACTGCAGCACTATGGTTCCAAAGGACAGTTGTAATTGCTGAAATACTCATAGGTCTGGCTTTAATTGCAGGATTTTTAACCTTTCTAGCCAGTGCAGCCTCAGTATTTCTTGTAATAAACTTTGTTCTTTCCGCAATGGCAGGTTGGGAAACACTTTGGTACATTTTTGGAGCAATTGCACTCATGGGCGGTGCAGGAAGAACTTTTGGCATGGATTATTTCATAATACCCTGGATTCGTGATAAAATAAGCAATTGGAGATTTGGCAAAAATATTCCGATGTATCGGCAGTAA
- a CDS encoding 1,4-dihydroxy-2-naphthoate polyprenyltransferase, translating into MNLKDFLEFVEIKTKVASIIPFFLGTIYSIYRYDSLRTVNFFIMLVSLISFDMATTAINNYCDYKKRVCTDDEKIGIISSGKLKESTALALIAILLAIAVISGIILTIHTNLIVFFIGAASFSVGIFYTFGPVPISRMPLGEIFSGFFMGFVIVFLSIYINTFDSNIILFSYNSGMLNLSINIIEIIYIFLISISCINGIFNIMLANNICDLSKDTANDRYTLAYYIGRKNSLLLFKFMYYIIYAAIIFLIVIGVLPKIFLMSLFTFFMVDKNIKMFCSNPVKSKTFILSVMNFTIINLVQIGLMCITIIF; encoded by the coding sequence TTGAATTTAAAAGATTTTTTAGAATTTGTGGAGATCAAAACAAAAGTTGCAAGTATTATACCATTTTTTTTAGGTACTATCTATTCCATATACAGATATGATAGTCTAAGGACAGTCAATTTTTTTATAATGCTTGTTTCACTGATAAGTTTTGATATGGCAACTACAGCTATAAACAATTATTGTGACTATAAAAAAAGAGTTTGTACAGATGATGAAAAAATAGGAATCATATCCTCGGGAAAATTAAAAGAGTCAACTGCACTTGCTTTAATAGCAATACTTCTTGCAATTGCAGTTATATCGGGAATAATTCTGACAATCCATACAAATTTGATAGTATTTTTTATAGGAGCAGCTTCTTTTTCTGTAGGTATATTCTATACTTTTGGCCCCGTACCAATATCAAGAATGCCTCTTGGAGAAATATTTTCAGGATTTTTCATGGGGTTTGTAATAGTATTTTTGTCGATATATATAAATACATTCGACAGCAATATTATTTTGTTCTCATATAACAGTGGAATGTTGAACTTGAGTATAAACATTATTGAAATTATATATATTTTCCTGATTTCAATATCATGTATAAATGGTATTTTCAATATAATGCTTGCCAATAATATATGTGACTTATCAAAAGACACTGCAAACGATAGATATACTCTTGCATATTATATTGGAAGGAAAAATTCACTCCTATTGTTCAAATTCATGTATTATATTATATATGCAGCAATAATATTTTTAATTGTAATCGGGGTCTTGCCCAAAATATTTTTAATGTCACTATTTACATTTTTTATGGTTGATAAAAATATTAAAATGTTTTGCAGCAATCCGGTAAAAAGCAAAACTTTTATACTTTCCGTTATGAACTTCACAATAATCAATCTAGTTCAAATTGGACTTATGTGTATTACTATAATCTTTTAG
- a CDS encoding FMN-binding protein has product MRKRSFLSIIISALMIIALFTGCGGNTQTDQKTDKSNTSTEKSEALKDGDYKAEAQNFDSKGWKPFVQIQVKDGKIVSAKYDYVNKEGKYITQDQDYNKNMSAKTNGMNPVKYSKQLADDLVNRQDASKVDTVTGATESSEIFKELSEKLIENAKKGDTADLKVGISE; this is encoded by the coding sequence ATGAGAAAAAGGTCTTTTTTAAGTATAATTATTTCAGCTTTAATGATTATTGCACTTTTTACCGGATGCGGAGGAAATACCCAGACAGATCAAAAAACTGATAAATCAAACACATCTACCGAAAAATCAGAGGCATTAAAAGATGGAGATTATAAAGCCGAAGCCCAGAATTTTGACAGCAAGGGATGGAAGCCATTTGTCCAGATTCAAGTTAAAGACGGTAAAATTGTCTCAGCAAAATATGATTATGTAAACAAGGAAGGAAAATATATAACTCAAGATCAGGATTATAATAAAAATATGTCAGCTAAAACTAATGGCATGAATCCGGTCAAATACAGCAAACAACTGGCAGATGACCTGGTAAATAGGCAGGATGCCTCCAAAGTTGACACTGTAACAGGTGCTACGGAATCTTCAGAGATTTTCAAGGAATTAAGCGAGAAACTAATAGAAAATGCAAAAAAGGGAGATACAGCTGACCTTAAAGTAGGTATCTCAGAATAA
- a CDS encoding nickel ABC transporter substrate-binding protein, with amino-acid sequence MRKIKSYIILSILCIFTLLISSCSSKEEAVQKQQKKEIIVAIAGDGQMNKLDAATYNGPHPIYKMIYEGLVEDAGTKGIQPQLATEWHIADDGRTYTFKLRKGVKFSDGTDFDSNAVIFNLKRWVNNQRYASLTAVNVTKMEAVDKYTVKIVFKDKAYPILTELSYPRPVRFLSPKSIQKIEGNPAGKFIKPVGTGPWMLESYTRDKEFSLVPNPYYWGEKPKIDRIVFKVIPDGQARVMALQSGEVDIIGGELLGKVPLDSINTLKSDKNFKIYNSETRMSEFITFNYDNSNLQDKNVRLAINYAIDKSSMVDKLLNGIGKPAEGLFQNGVPYVTKQNSKGYGYDSKRSKELLAQSGYKDGNGDGIVEKDGKPLEFNMVLSTDAFPEWKSMSEFIQSQLSAVGIKVNLNTVDSNTLTDIAMNTRKFDLLMQRTSSDSWVPHSDLKQDFIKTGTTNNKARVWYNEKLEKNINSALESMDEKIRQENYDRVFKFIHDEAICAPLYYPETTFAVSSKVIGFKTGVNSYDPIQWSKLDIAEN; translated from the coding sequence ATGAGAAAAATAAAATCGTACATAATATTGTCAATATTATGTATTTTTACACTGCTTATATCATCATGCAGTAGCAAGGAAGAAGCTGTACAGAAACAGCAGAAAAAAGAAATAATTGTGGCTATAGCTGGTGATGGACAGATGAATAAGTTGGATGCAGCCACTTATAATGGACCTCATCCAATTTATAAAATGATATACGAGGGGCTGGTGGAAGATGCAGGAACAAAAGGTATACAACCTCAGCTGGCAACCGAGTGGCATATAGCTGATGATGGCAGAACATATACTTTTAAACTGAGAAAAGGTGTCAAATTTTCCGATGGTACGGATTTTGATTCAAATGCTGTAATTTTCAATCTGAAAAGGTGGGTCAATAATCAGAGATATGCTTCACTAACTGCGGTGAATGTTACGAAAATGGAAGCTGTTGACAAGTATACGGTAAAAATAGTTTTCAAGGATAAGGCTTATCCTATATTGACGGAACTTTCATATCCGAGACCGGTAAGATTTTTAAGTCCAAAATCAATCCAGAAGATTGAAGGAAACCCGGCAGGTAAATTTATAAAACCAGTTGGCACAGGACCATGGATGCTGGAAAGCTATACGAGAGACAAGGAATTTTCACTTGTTCCAAATCCATACTATTGGGGTGAAAAACCAAAGATTGACAGGATCGTATTTAAAGTAATACCGGATGGACAGGCAAGAGTCATGGCACTCCAAAGCGGTGAAGTGGATATAATTGGAGGGGAACTGCTTGGTAAAGTGCCACTGGACAGTATAAATACATTAAAGAGTGATAAAAATTTCAAAATTTACAACTCTGAGACAAGGATGTCTGAGTTTATTACATTCAACTATGACAATTCTAATCTTCAAGATAAAAATGTGCGACTTGCCATCAACTATGCCATTGATAAAAGTAGCATGGTTGATAAATTACTCAATGGTATTGGAAAACCGGCAGAAGGATTGTTCCAAAATGGAGTACCCTATGTTACCAAACAAAACAGCAAAGGATATGGGTATGACAGTAAAAGGTCAAAAGAGCTGCTGGCTCAAAGTGGATATAAGGACGGTAACGGAGATGGTATTGTTGAGAAGGATGGGAAACCTCTTGAATTTAATATGGTATTGAGTACAGATGCTTTCCCGGAGTGGAAGTCCATGTCTGAGTTTATTCAATCACAGCTGTCAGCTGTAGGTATAAAAGTAAACTTGAATACAGTGGATTCGAATACTCTGACGGATATCGCAATGAACACTAGAAAGTTTGATCTGCTGATGCAGCGTACTTCGTCAGATTCATGGGTGCCGCATAGTGATCTCAAGCAGGATTTTATAAAGACGGGAACGACAAACAATAAGGCAAGGGTATGGTATAATGAAAAATTGGAGAAAAATATTAATTCTGCATTGGAAAGCATGGATGAAAAAATCAGGCAGGAAAACTATGACAGGGTATTTAAGTTTATTCATGATGAAGCAATATGTGCTCCCTTATATTACCCCGAAACTACTTTTGCCGTAAGTTCAAAGGTTATAGGATTTAAAACAGGTGTAAATTCCTATGATCCTATTCAATGGAGCAAACTTGACATAGCAGAAAATTAA
- a CDS encoding class I SAM-dependent methyltransferase — protein sequence MDLQDFVEDNWTKAAENYSSNIQKELNSFKKSVWTDIIMENAPEKKKLDILDAGTGPGFFAIILSLAGHRVTAVDCTEKMIEEAKKNALESKVNPEFHVMDSHALNFEDESFDLIVSRNVTWTLRDAETAYKEWKRVLHPGGKILIFDANWNLNLFDEKYRLKFERDEEEYEKYIEKYGKSPNHNGHPDNGDEFRRSMPMNRRLRPQWDFNVLLKLGFTKIYCETDIFEKVWDEYEKLKYKSRPMFMISVEK from the coding sequence ATGGATTTACAGGATTTTGTAGAAGATAATTGGACCAAGGCTGCAGAAAATTACAGCAGCAATATACAGAAGGAACTCAACAGTTTTAAAAAGAGTGTATGGACAGATATAATAATGGAAAATGCACCTGAAAAGAAAAAACTTGACATATTGGATGCAGGTACTGGACCTGGATTTTTTGCAATTATTCTATCACTTGCAGGGCACAGGGTTACAGCTGTGGATTGTACGGAAAAAATGATTGAGGAAGCTAAAAAAAATGCACTGGAATCAAAAGTTAATCCTGAATTCCATGTTATGGACAGCCATGCATTGAACTTTGAAGATGAAAGCTTTGACTTAATAGTCAGTCGAAATGTAACATGGACTTTAAGAGATGCAGAAACTGCTTATAAAGAGTGGAAACGTGTACTTCACCCGGGTGGGAAAATACTTATTTTTGATGCCAATTGGAATCTAAATCTTTTTGATGAGAAATACAGACTGAAATTTGAAAGGGACGAAGAAGAGTATGAAAAGTATATTGAAAAGTATGGAAAAAGTCCCAATCATAACGGTCATCCTGATAATGGAGATGAATTCAGACGATCCATGCCTATGAATAGACGTCTGCGTCCTCAATGGGATTTTAATGTTTTGCTTAAACTCGGATTTACTAAAATTTATTGTGAAACAGATATTTTCGAAAAGGTATGGGATGAATATGAGAAATTGAAGTATAAATCAAGACCGATGTTTATGATATCTGTGGAAAAGTAG
- a CDS encoding ABC transporter permease, with amino-acid sequence MDEVKTDVGDKSYFNNVLYCLRSDKLAVAGGVIVVFFILIGIFAPYIAPHNPLDMDLQRRLLKPSFEFPLGTDQLGRCILSRLIYGTRTSFSSSLIVLAGILAIAVPLGVLAGYIGGWVDNFIMRLADIVLTFPSSIVALAVVGIFGPGIFNIMLVLISLWWAPFARIIRGTVLKLKKMDFIMAATAAGTSKFNIVIKHILLNAISPIIVLATLKVASIITHIAAFSFIGLGTQPPAPDWGVMLSDSRQFISSDLILMIWPGLTIMVVVFGLNMFGEGLNEALSPNSD; translated from the coding sequence ATGGATGAAGTAAAAACTGATGTTGGAGATAAGAGTTATTTTAATAATGTGCTCTATTGTCTTAGAAGTGATAAGTTAGCGGTGGCAGGAGGTGTAATAGTAGTATTTTTTATCTTAATAGGGATATTTGCACCCTATATAGCACCTCATAACCCTCTTGATATGGACCTGCAAAGACGGCTGTTGAAGCCCAGCTTTGAATTCCCACTGGGAACTGACCAGCTTGGAAGGTGTATTCTGTCCAGATTAATATATGGTACAAGGACATCCTTCAGCAGCTCATTGATTGTTCTGGCAGGTATACTTGCAATTGCTGTCCCTTTGGGAGTATTGGCAGGTTATATTGGAGGATGGGTAGATAATTTTATAATGCGTCTGGCGGATATTGTGCTGACTTTCCCATCCAGCATTGTGGCTCTGGCAGTAGTAGGAATTTTTGGACCGGGAATTTTCAATATTATGCTGGTACTAATTTCACTTTGGTGGGCACCATTTGCCAGAATCATCAGAGGAACTGTCCTTAAATTAAAGAAAATGGATTTTATAATGGCAGCAACAGCTGCAGGAACATCAAAATTCAATATTGTCATAAAACATATACTTTTAAATGCAATTTCTCCTATTATCGTACTTGCTACCTTAAAAGTGGCCAGCATAATTACCCATATAGCGGCATTTTCTTTTATTGGACTTGGTACACAGCCGCCTGCACCGGACTGGGGAGTAATGCTTAGTGACAGCAGACAATTTATTTCCAGCGACTTGATACTGATGATATGGCCGGGTTTGACGATTATGGTAGTTGTATTCGGGTTGAATATGTTCGGTGAAGGACTCAATGAAGCACTGAGTCCCAATTCAGACTAA